The Caretta caretta isolate rCarCar2 chromosome 10, rCarCar1.hap1, whole genome shotgun sequence genome has a window encoding:
- the TNFAIP8L3 gene encoding tumor necrosis factor alpha-induced protein 8-like protein 3 — MDSDSAELSEGELLAPAGLDCFSSKNLALQAQKKLLSKMATKTMANMLIDDTSSEIFDELYKVTREHTRNKKEAHKIMKDLIKVAIKIGILYRNNQFNQEELEIVDKFRKKLNQTAMTIVSFYEVEYTFDRNVLSELLNECKDLLHELVERHLTPRSHGRINHVFHHFADVEFLTALYSLDGDCRPYLKKICDGINKLLDEKVL; from the coding sequence GTCTCGATTGTTTCAGTTCAAAGAACCTTGCGCTGCAAGCACAGAAAAAGCTCCTGAGTAAAATGGCTACCAAAACTATGGCTAACATGCTCATCGACGACACAAGCAGCGAAATATTTGATGAGTTATATAAAGTCACTCGAGAACATACTAGGAACAAGAAGGAAGCTCACAAAATTATGAAGGACTTGATTAAAGTGGCAATAAAAATTGGGATCCTCTACCGAAACAATCAATTCAACCAAGAGGAGCTGGAAATcgtagacaaattcagaaagaAGCTGAATCAGACAGCCATGACAATTGTCAGTTTTTACGAGGTAGAATACACCTTTGATAGAAATGTTCTCTCAGAACTTCTGAATGAATGTAAAGACCTGCTGCATGAACTGGTAGAGCGACATCTGACACCCAGGTCCCACGGGCGTATCAACCATGTCTTCCATCACTTTGCGGATGTGGAATTCCTCACTGCCCTGTATAGCCTTGATGGGGATTGCCGACCGTACCTCAAAAAGATCTGTGATGGAATCAACAAACTACTTGATGAGAAAGTCCTTTGA